Proteins found in one Elephas maximus indicus isolate mEleMax1 chromosome 11, mEleMax1 primary haplotype, whole genome shotgun sequence genomic segment:
- the LOC126085240 gene encoding zinc finger protein interacting with ribonucleoprotein K-like — translation MAAAELKDLVQVPVAGKALMDPTQGSVNFEDVAVYFSQEEWGLLDEAQKLLFCDVMLENFAIIASLGSSHGTEDEDASSKQNVSLEIQVRTSEAGSSTQNTHPWEMGVPFLEDILHMTEQATHPGQNSCSGRACVRCFWMRANLHRHQKCLSEENPFKKDMDAASFRKSCRFHVSGMPFTSGEFGKDFPATLSLLQHQSTLKSEKPPSNFVCGEAFHTGKGLCKWNKCEKSSSHEHTLVHHESIHTREGPYEGDKCEKDFSCKYRLVQHQGVRTGERPYECGECGKSFRYKCLLIYHQRVHTGERPYKCEECGKSFRDSSTLIQHQKIHTGERPYECSECGKCFNRKSDLNKHQRSHTGERPYECSECGKFFGRHSLLQKHKRIHSTATPYECSKCGKFFSYCSYLNNHRRIHAGTELYECCECGKCFSQGSSLIQHQKIHIRAMAYECGECGKSFSRKSLLIYHQRVHTGERPYQCVECEKSFRHRSAFIRHWKIHTGERPYECIECGKLFSRSSHLNKHKRIHTGEKALSVANVGNPFSTNIASFDTRIHIGTKPYECGEWEIL, via the exons ATGGCGGCGGCCGAGCTGAAGGATTTGGTTCAG GTTCCTGTGGCTGGAAAAGCACTTATGGACCCTACACAG GGCAGTGTGAACTTTGAGGACGTGGCTGTGTACTTCTCCCAGGAGGAATGGGGGCTGCTTGATGAGGCTCAGAAGCTCCTATTCTGCGATGTGATGCTGGAGAACTTTGCAATCATAGCCTCCCTGG GTTCTTCGCACGGAACAGAGGATGAGGATGCATCTTCTAAGCAGAATGTTTCTTTGGAAATACAGGTCAGGACATCAGAGGCAGGTTCATCCACTCAGAATACTCACCCCTGGGAGATGGGGGTCCCGTTCTTGGAAGATATTTTGCATATGACTGAGCAAGCAACACACCCTGGGCAGAATTCATGCTCAGGTAGGGCTTGTGTGAGATGCTTCTGGATGAGAGCAAACCTTCACCGGCACCAGAAGTGTCTCAGTGAAGAGAACCCCTTCAAAAAAGATATGGACGCGGCCTCATTTAGAAAGAGCTGCAGATTCCATGTGTCAGGGATGCCTTTTACCTCTGGGGAATTTGGGAAAGACTTCCCAGCAACTTTGAGCCTTCTCCAGCACCAGTCCACTCTAAAGAGTGAAAAGCCACCCAGCAACTTTGTGTGCGGGGAGGCTTTTCACACTGGAAAAGGACTTTGCAAGTGGAACAAATGCGAGAAATCTTCCAGCCACGAGCACACACTTGTTCACCACGAGAGCATTCACACTAGAGAAGGGCCTTATGAGGGTGACAAATGTGAGAAAGATTTCAGCTGCAAGTATAGACTTGTTCAGCACCAGGGAGTTCGCACTGGTGAAAGGCCATATGAGTGTGGTGAATGTGGAAAATCCTTTAGATACAAATGTTTACTCATTTACCATCAGAGAGTTCACACTGGAGAAAGACCGTATAAGTGTGAGGAATGTGGGAAATCCTTTAGAGATTCCTCAACCCTAATTCAGCATCAGAAAATTCACACCGGAGAAAGGCCTTATGAGTGCAGCGAATGTGGGAAATGCTTTAACCGTAAATCTGATCTTAATAAACACCAGAGAAGTCATACTGGAGAAAGGCCTTATGAGTGCAGCGAATGTGGAAAATTCTTTGGCCGTCACTCCCTCCTTCAGAAGCATAAGAGAATTCACTCCACAGCTACGCCATATGAGTGCAGCAAATGTGGAAAATTCTTTAGTTATTGCTCCTACCTGAATAATCACAGGAGGATTCACGCAGGAACAGAGCTATATGAGTGTTGTGAATGTGGAAAATGCTTTAGCCAAGGGTCCAGCCTCATTCAGCATCAGAAAATTCACATTAGAGCTATGGCATATGAATGTGGTGAATGTGGGAAATCGTTTAGCCGCAAATCTTTACTCATTTATCACCAAAGAGTTCACACTGGAGAAAGGCCTTATCAGTGTGTGGAATGTGAAAAATCATTTCGTCATCGCTCAGCCTTCATTCGACATTGGAAAATTCACACTGGTGAAAGGCCTTATGAGTGCATCGAGTGTGGAAAATTGTTCAGCCGTAGCTCCCACCTTAATAAACACAagagaattcacactggagaaaaGGCTTTGAGTGTAGCAAATGTGGGAAATCCTTTTTCTACAAACATAGCCTCATTTGACACCAGAATTCACATAGGAACAAAGCCTTATGAATGTGGAGAATGGGAAATCCTCTAG